A window from Drosophila nasuta strain 15112-1781.00 chromosome 3, ASM2355853v1, whole genome shotgun sequence encodes these proteins:
- the LOC132792165 gene encoding zygotic gap protein knirps: MNQTCKVCGEPAAGFHFGAFTCEGCKSFFGRSYNNISTISECKNEGKCIIDKKNRTTCKACRLRKCYNVGMSKGGSRYGRRSNWFKIHCLLQEHEQAAAAAASAGKAPGHATGSPMSSPGFGDLAAHLQQQQQQQQQHHHQQQQHQQQQQQQRHPHLPPLLGYPGYHLPEPFGARHPADAAAAAAALPFFSMMATPQSPFQLPPHLLFPGYHASAAAAAAADAAYRQEMYKHRQSVDSAASAESLNRYTPPHVVRQLTPQSPPQQQPQPAASPIDVCLGAEDEEEQSMHSQHSGSIHSPHAIHTPVAIRATPTIQLQQQQQQQQQSASSTPTPTTTPTPPATATVAVTATATASSPLSFAAKMQSLSPVSICSIGAETGAAIVAPAVAAAQDGPMDLSMKTSRSSVHSFNDSDADEMPETNASSQRRKFYQLEAECSATAISSSHSSSHSNHSDHSTASLVKRQKLESSPSPSSSSSPSTSPAAFGGFAVAHNAASAMRGIFVCV, translated from the exons ATGAATCAAACATGCAAAGTATGCGGCGAACCAGCGGCGGGTTTTCACTTCGGCGCCTTCACATGCGAGGGCTGCAAG AGTTTCTTCGGTCGCTCGTATAACAACATCAGCACAATCAGTGAGTGCAAGAACGAGGGAAAGTGCATCATCGACAAGAAGAATCGCACAACTTGCAAGGCGTGTCGTCTGCGCAAATGCTACAACGTGGGCATGTCCAAGGGCGGCTCTCGCTATGGCCGTCGCTCCAATTGGTTCAAGATCCACTGTCTGCTCCAGGAACACGAACAggcagcagccgccgcagcCTCAGCTGGCAAGGCGCCCGGACATGCCACCGGCTCGCCAATGAGTTCGCCTGGATTCGGTGACTTGGCCGCAcatctgcaacagcaacaacaacagcagcagcaacatcatcatcaacagcagcagcaccagcaacaacagcagcaacagcgtcaTCCACATCTGCCGCCTCTCCTTGGTTATCCCGGTTACCATTTGCCCGAACCCTTTGGAGCTCGCCATCCGGCTgatgccgccgccgctgccgctgcatTGCCCTTCTTCAGCATGATGGCCACACCACAGTCGCCCTTCCAGCTGCCCCCGCACTTGCTGTTCCCCGGCTATCATGCCAGCGCAGCGGCCGCCGCTGCAGCGGATGCTGCCTATCGCCAGGAGATGTACAAGCATCGTCAGAGCGTGGACTCGGCTGCCTCCGCAGAGTCGCTCAATCGCTATACGCCACCGCATGTGGTGCGTCAGTTGACACCGCAGTCgccaccacagcagcagccacagccagcAGCATCACCCATCGATGTTTGCCTGGGCGccgaggatgaggaggagcaGTCGATGCACTCGCAGCACAGCGGCAGCATTCACAGTCCGCATGCGATTCACACACCAGTTGCCATACGCGCCACACCCACaatacagttgcagcagcagcagcagcagcagcagcaatcagcATCgtccacgcccacgcccacaaCGACGCCCACGCCCCCGGCGACAGcaacagtcgcagtcacagctACAGCCACAGCGAGCAGCCCTCTGAGCTTTGCTGCCAAAATGCAATCACTTTCACCCGTCTCCATCTGTTCGATTGGCGCCGAGACTGGCGCTGCAATAGTTGCTcccgctgtcgctgctgcccAGGATGGACCCATGGATCTGAGCATGAAGACCTCCAGGAGTTCGGTGCACAGTTTCAACGACAGCGATGCCGACGAGATGCCCGAGACAAATGCTTCGTCGCAACGCCGCAAGTTCTATCAACTCGAGGCCGAGTGCAGCGCCACAGCGATCAGCAGcagtcacagcagcagccacagcaaccacagcgaTCACAGCACTGCCTCCTTGGTGAAGCGCCAAAAACTGGAgtcgtcgccatcgccatcatcatcgtcgtcgccaTCGACGTCACCAGCAGCATTTGGCGGCTTTGCGGTGGCTCACAACGCGGCCAGCGCCATGCGGGGCATCTTTGTCTGCGTCTAA